A portion of the Mustela erminea isolate mMusErm1 chromosome 19, mMusErm1.Pri, whole genome shotgun sequence genome contains these proteins:
- the LOC116579909 gene encoding transcription factor BTF3, whose amino-acid sequence MKETIMNQEKLAKLQAQVRIGGKGTARRKKKVVHRTATADDKKLQFSLKKLGVNNISGIEEVNMFTNQGTVIHFNNPKVQASLAANTFTITGHAETKQLTEMLPSILNQLGADSLTSLRRLAEALPKQSVDGKAPLATGEDDDDEVPDLVENFDEASKNEAN is encoded by the coding sequence ATGAAAGAAACTATCATGAACCAGGAGAAACTCGCCAAACTGCAAGCACAAGTGCGCATTGGTGGGAAAGGAACTGCTCGCCGAAAGAAGAAGGTGGTTCATAGAACAGCTACAGCAGATGATAAAAAACTTCAGTTCTCCTTAAAGAAGTTAGGGGTAAACAATATCTCTGGTATTGAAGAAGTGAATATGttcacaaaccaaggaacagtgATCCACTTTAACAACCCCAAAGTTCAGGCATCGCTGGCAGCGAACACTTTCACCATTACAGGCCATGCTGAGACAAAGCAGCTGACAGAAATGCTCCCCAGTATCTTAAACCAACTTGGTGCAGACAGTCTGACTAGTTTAAGAAGACTGGCTGAAGCTCTGCCCAAACAATCTGTGGATGGAAAAGCACCACTTGCTACCggagaggatgatgatgatgaagttcCAGATCTTGTGGAGAATTTTGATGAAGCTTCCAAGAATGAAGCAAACTGA
- the LOC116579894 gene encoding major allergen I polypeptide chain 1-like — protein sequence MKLAGALLLLCAALLLISGGDCKICSSVKHDVTLFIKGTPDEYVQQVAQYQNETIILENARSLKECVDAKFTEDDRTNAINVLNKIYSSPLC from the exons ATGAAGCTGGCCGGtgctctcctgcttctctgcgCTGCCTTGCTCCTGATCTCAGGCGGAG ATTGTAAAATTTGCTCGTCTGTGAAGCACGATGTCACCCTGTTCATCAAGGGCACCCCTGACGAGTATGTCCAGCAGGTGGCCCAGTACCAAAACGAAACtataattttggaaaatgccAGAAGCCTGAAGGAGTGCGTGGATGCGAAATTCACAGAAGATGACAGGACAAATGCTATCAATGTGCTG aATAAAATATACTCCAGTCCTTTGTGTTAA
- the LOC116579781 gene encoding major allergen I polypeptide chain 2-like, producing MKGTLLMLALLVTQELGIEMVKSCPIFYSTFGALAIGERFPLDFNLDAVGATEPEKEAFEKIQDCYNEKGLVAKGLDLTVMISITTSSQCLLEAVAPLKDAVASLGR from the exons ATGAAGGGGACACTGCTTATGCTGGCCTTGCTGGTGACCCAGGAGCTGGGCATCGAGATGG TGAAATCTTGCCCCATTTTTTATTCTACCTTTGGTGCCCTGGCCATTGGAGAGAGGTTTCCGCTGGACTTCAACCTTGATGCAGTAGGTGCTACTGAACCAGAAAAAGAAGCCTTTGAAAAAATCCAGGACTGCTACAATGAGAAGGGACTCGTGGCCAAGGGCTTGGATCTGACTGTCATG ATTTCCATCACCACCAGCAGCCAGTGCCTCTTGGAAGCCGTGGCCCCACTGAAGGATGCTGTGGCCTCTTTGGGGAGATGA